DNA from candidate division Zixibacteria bacterium HGW-Zixibacteria-1:
CGACGATATGGGTGGGGTGCCGCTTGGCCCTGGAACACAGTGTACCGCGCCGCAAGCCTGCTGTATGCCGGGTGGAAACTGCCTGATGGTCGATCCGTTGTGCTGCATAAATATGCTTGGCACTCCGCAGGGAGTCGGAACCGTATGTACGGCTCCGGTGGCCTGCTGCTTGCAGGATGGCTCCTGCCAGATGCTCGATCCGCTGTGCTGCGACGATCAGGGCGGTGTGCCGTCACCGATCGGCGCGACCACCTGTCTGGGAGACAATAATCAAAACGGTACCGACGATGCCTGTGAAGTAATCTGCGACTGTCTGCCGGGTGATGCCAATGGCAACCTGGCCTATAATATTCTGGATGTGACGTATCTGATCAGCTACCTCTATAAGGGTGGTCCGGTGCCGAAGCCGTATCCGCTCTGTTCCGGGGACGCCAACTGCAATTGCGCTGTCAACATTCTTGATGTAACATATTTGATCAGCTATCTGTACAAAGGCGGCGGAAATAGGCAAACGTCAATTTCTCATACTCAAAAGGCCCGCTTCGGCGGGCCTTTATTATTTTTTTGAAACTCGATGTTTGCCAACAACTTGAAAATGTGAAATCTCCCGGCTTGATTTTACGTAGATGTTGAAGTAAATTGCCATGACCCAAAAGGCACCATAAATTGCAAATTTCGAATAGAATTGGAGGTGTGATGAATAATAAACTCGGAAATGTTCTGGACTGGCTAAAGGGCAAATCGGTCGATTATGCCGATTGCCGCTATGTCAGAACGGAGAAAGAATCAATTCAGGTGACGGACGGCACGGTCGATTCCCTGTCGAAAGTCGTCAATGTGGGAGTCGGTGTGCGTGTTCTTCACAATGGCGCTTGGGGATTTGCAGCAGTGGCCTCAACCGGCGAGGCCGACATAAAAAAGGCCGCCAACAAAGCCCTGCAGACTGCCCGGGCCTCGGCCTCAGCCAAAAAGGAATCGGTGAAACTGGCTGAGCAGGAGGCCTTCAAGGATCATTATGCCACTCCCTGCGAGAAAGACCCGTTTGCGGTTCCAACCGATGAAAAAATCGGCCTGCTTCTGGAAATCTGCGAAAAGCTGAAAACCGATGATAAAATTAAAATGGCCAAAGCTTCTCTGGATTTTTACAGGACGAATAAACTGTTTTTCTCCACCGAAGGCGCCGAAATCGAGCAGGATATTATCGAGTCGGGCGGCGGCTACGAGGTCGTTGCTTCCGACGGAAACGAAGTGCAAAAGCGTTCCTATCCCAATTCGCATCGCGGCGACTATGCCACCCGCGGTTATGAATTTATCGATGGCCTGCAACTTCTGGAAAATGTCGATAAGACCAGGGAAGAGGCGATTCAGCTTTTAACAGCCGACGACTGCCCGGATACCGAAACCGATATTATCATATGCGGTTCGCAAATGGCTCTACAGGTGCATGAATCATGCGGCCATCCTTC
Protein-coding regions in this window:
- a CDS encoding peptidase C69, producing the protein MNNKLGNVLDWLKGKSVDYADCRYVRTEKESIQVTDGTVDSLSKVVNVGVGVRVLHNGAWGFAAVASTGEADIKKAANKALQTARASASAKKESVKLAEQEAFKDHYATPCEKDPFAVPTDEKIGLLLEICEKLKTDDKIKMAKASLDFYRTNKLFFSTEGAEIEQDIIESGGGYEVVASDGNEVQKRSYPNSHRGDYATRGYEFIDGLQLLENVDKTREEAIQLLTADDCPDTETDIIICGSQMALQVHESCGHPSELDRVLGTEISLAGGSFMQPDGLNNLKYGSDIVNIFADATIPGALGSFGYDDEGVKAQRAPIIKEGVHVGYLTSRETAPIVGKRSNGTMRADGWNRIPLIRMTNINLEPGEWELDDLIADTKRGIFFDMNKVWSIDDKRLNFQFGVECAWEIKDGKLGRMFKNPLYTGMTPKFWNSCDAICNHKHWRVWGVPNCGKGEPMQTARVAHGTAPTRFRKVKVGVSK